A genomic stretch from Leishmania infantum JPCM5 genome chromosome 23 includes:
- a CDS encoding lathosterol oxidase-like protein: protein MDFAFRLFTSVIPVDREKMMHQMLVFWLILTSGGISMYLFFASISYFTYFRKLKRQFFPKTIDPDDARELHEQVRHEIWIAVCSIPFMAFLMMPAATFSHRGYSKLYYNISDYGWAYFLMSPVLFFAFTDFMVYCFHRGLHHPIIYKHVHKLHHTYKYTTPFSSHAFNPVDGFGQGVPYYVFVYLFPLHNILFIVLFLAVNFWTISIHDQVDFGGHFINTTGHHTIHHELSNCDYGQYTTIWDRLGGSYRPAEQTHHLSSLLRAGDPKYVDPVYESYHEEKGFLAGRFKEEAAARRSKKVGA from the coding sequence ATGGACTTCGCCTTTCGCCTGTTCACCTCCGTCATCCCGGTGGACCGGGAGAAGATGATGCATCAGATGCTTGTCTTCTGGCTTATCCTCACCAGTGGCGGCATCTCCATGTACCTGTTCttcgcctccatctcctACTTCACGTACTTTCGCAAGTTGAAGCGACAGTTCTTTCCCAAGACGATCGATCCCGACGATGCTCGCGAGTTGCATGAGCAGGTGCGGCACGAGATTTGGATTGCGGTGTGCTCGATCCCATTCATGGCGTTTTtgatgatgccggcggccacCTTCTCGCACCGTGGGTACAGCAAGCTGTACTACAACATCTCCGACTACGGCTGGGCGTACTTCCTGATGTCGCCTGTGCTGTTCTTCGCCTTTACCGACTTCATGGTGTACTGCTTCCACCGCGGGCTGCACCACCCGATAATCTACAAGCACGTGCACAAACTGCACCACACATACAAGTACACAACGCCCTTCTCGTCGCACGCCTTTAACCCTGTTGACGGCTTCGGCCAGGGCGTTCCGTACTACGTCTTTGTCTATTTATTTCCCCTCCACAACATCCTCTTCATTGTGCTATTCTTGGCGGTGAACTTCTGGACGATCTCGATCCACGACCAGGTTGACTTTGGTGGACACTTCATCAACACAACTGGCCATCACACGATCCACCACGAACTGTCCAACTGCGACTACGGCCAGTACACGACTATATGGGACCGCCTGGGTGGATCGTACCGCCCTGCCGAGCAGACGCATCACCTATCGTCcctgctgcgcgctggcgaTCCCAAGTATGTGGACCCCGTGTACGAGTCATATcacgaggagaagggctTCCTGGCAGGTCGGTTcaaggaggaggccgccgcgcgtCGCTCAAAGAAGGTGGGCGCATAA